A genomic stretch from Natronolimnobius sp. AArcel1 includes:
- a CDS encoding HNH endonuclease encodes MTDEPSSGSTDALSEDEPVGGDDSTTVRELLKQVGVDPVDLESVEGLQEVVELDLSTEGETVDPDDVDLENVLNAPVTVEENQTPAGVVRQSTQDYPPDWDRRRRQVYARDDHQCQNCRRRGGPYGDVELHAHHIVPKSRGGVHRLENLVTVCKPCHDAVHSRNAVAPTAITDAEAEPSTLTEVLAGIKSAKTAFRRWKRMNRKFSRVGP; translated from the coding sequence ATGACTGACGAACCGTCTAGCGGTTCCACCGACGCTCTCTCCGAGGATGAACCAGTTGGCGGCGACGATTCCACCACAGTTCGTGAGTTACTCAAACAGGTCGGTGTCGATCCTGTCGACCTCGAGAGTGTTGAGGGCCTGCAGGAGGTCGTCGAGTTGGATCTCTCTACCGAGGGTGAGACAGTTGATCCCGACGACGTCGATCTGGAGAATGTCCTCAATGCCCCTGTCACCGTTGAAGAGAACCAGACTCCAGCGGGGGTTGTTCGTCAATCGACACAGGATTACCCACCTGATTGGGACCGCCGTCGACGGCAAGTGTACGCCCGTGATGACCATCAGTGTCAAAACTGCCGTCGCCGAGGCGGCCCGTATGGTGATGTCGAATTGCACGCCCACCATATCGTTCCAAAGTCACGCGGTGGGGTTCACCGCCTTGAGAACCTCGTTACGGTGTGTAAACCATGTCACGACGCCGTTCACTCGAGGAACGCGGTCGCACCGACGGCGATTACGGACGCCGAAGCCGAACCCTCGACACTCACGGAAGTGCTCGCAGGGATCAAATCTGCAAAAACGGCCTTCCGCCGATGGAAACGGATGAACCGGAAGTTCTCGAGGGTTGGCCCATGA
- a CDS encoding cupin domain-containing protein: MKPVDFDEAETYEPDEGWQRRSLAGSDRFSFEWFEKPPGHSSPMHHHENEQVCLCLEGELTVTNEDGESVVLEKYDSVWLGPDEPHKVENTGDELAAGLDVFAPGRSFDFWTDREE, encoded by the coding sequence ATGAAACCTGTAGACTTTGATGAAGCAGAGACCTACGAACCGGATGAAGGTTGGCAACGCCGTTCACTGGCTGGTAGCGACCGGTTCAGTTTCGAATGGTTTGAGAAACCTCCGGGACACAGCTCTCCGATGCACCATCATGAGAACGAACAGGTGTGTCTCTGTCTTGAGGGCGAATTGACCGTTACAAATGAGGATGGTGAGTCAGTTGTACTCGAGAAATATGACTCTGTTTGGCTTGGTCCGGATGAACCCCATAAAGTCGAAAACACTGGAGATGAACTTGCCGCTGGGCTTGATGTCTTTGCACCTGGGCGTTCATTCGACTTTTGGACTGATCGTGAAGAGTAG
- a CDS encoding FAD-binding and (Fe-S)-binding domain-containing protein yields MTNTPRIHDGPADDSNANYDYRSDDIEYPALVAELERRVTGEVRFDSYSRQLYATDASIYKVTPIGIVFPKTTADVARVIDYCSDEGIPVLPRGGGTSLAGQTINEAVVLDFTKYMDDVINVDPDKQVATAQAGVYLGALNEDLEHHGLKFAPDPSWGDKSALGGAIGNNSTGSHSLQYGKTDAYIEEVEAVLADGTVTTFGEVSVADLPNLADGDDLESTIYEEVERIIKEKGDLVEEVYPDLKRSVSGYNLDWLIEDARGAVRGIGEPDSKGGTVNIAKLLCGSEGTLAVVTEATISLEPIPEEKSMALLAYDTVLDAMDDVKPITEHNPAAVEVLDDVLIDLARQTPEFTSVTEMLPDGTNAVLIVEFYADDVESGKQKVANLLADRCPSITPEREATNEENRVVTEAGILAFDALEAYSAESRAKIWKLRKSGLPILLSRTTDEKHIAFLEDTGIPPENLRDFVADFQEVLEDHDTYASFYAHAGPGVLHIRPLVNTKTQAGLDAMESITDNVTDLVVEYEGSISGEHGDGRARTQWNQKLYGDELWETFQKLKTAFDPDWLLNPGQVVFREDNPTNMKENHRFGPDYTFDAEFEPVLEWPNENGFQGMVELCHGCGGCRGEQSTTGGVMCPTFRAEDEEILSTRGRANALRQAMSGDLDPEEQFSDEFVEEVLDLCIGCKGCKHDCPSGVDMAKMKAELTHEHHKRHGTSLRDRLFANFATIAKLGSATAPVSNWFATLPKSGLLAEKLLGISKKRDIPTFQRNTFAKRVANHQPAVPVHETDYKVVLLPDIYTNHEYPEAGEAALKVLEAAGIHVEIAQPQDVGRPAYSKGMVNKAAENANDTIQALLPYVEDNYDVVLIEPSDAVMVQSDYLDLFNHDEVKMVAENAYGICEYLDRFDLDRELEFVTPDDHLTYHGHCHQKAHAKDHHAVGILRRVGYAVDPLDSTCCGMAGSFGYEAEHYSMSKAIGDVLYDQVDESDGNRVVAPGASCRTQLADCPDTTEEPPTPIEVVAEVLKDNSSVR; encoded by the coding sequence ATGACAAACACACCCCGCATACACGACGGTCCAGCAGACGATTCGAACGCCAATTATGACTACCGAAGTGACGATATAGAGTATCCAGCACTTGTTGCTGAACTCGAACGTCGTGTTACTGGCGAGGTTCGATTTGATTCGTACTCACGACAGTTGTACGCTACCGACGCAAGCATCTACAAGGTCACTCCAATTGGTATTGTCTTCCCAAAAACAACTGCTGATGTTGCCCGTGTCATCGATTACTGTTCTGATGAGGGAATTCCCGTCCTTCCACGGGGCGGTGGAACCAGTCTTGCAGGACAGACAATCAATGAGGCTGTTGTTCTTGATTTCACGAAGTATATGGACGACGTCATTAATGTTGATCCTGATAAACAAGTAGCGACTGCCCAGGCTGGCGTCTATCTTGGGGCACTTAACGAAGACCTCGAACATCACGGTTTGAAATTTGCACCTGATCCTTCTTGGGGTGATAAGAGCGCCCTTGGTGGGGCAATTGGCAACAACTCTACAGGATCTCATTCATTGCAGTATGGGAAGACAGATGCTTATATTGAGGAAGTTGAGGCTGTCCTTGCGGATGGCACCGTCACGACATTCGGCGAGGTTTCGGTTGCTGATTTACCCAATTTAGCTGACGGTGATGATCTTGAATCGACCATCTATGAGGAGGTTGAACGTATTATCAAAGAGAAAGGTGATTTAGTCGAAGAGGTATATCCTGATCTCAAACGGAGTGTCTCTGGTTATAATCTTGACTGGCTGATTGAGGACGCTCGCGGAGCTGTTCGCGGTATCGGCGAGCCAGATTCAAAAGGTGGCACGGTCAATATTGCGAAATTGCTTTGTGGAAGCGAAGGGACACTTGCAGTCGTTACTGAAGCAACAATCTCTCTCGAGCCAATTCCAGAGGAAAAGAGTATGGCACTGCTGGCTTACGATACAGTGCTTGATGCAATGGATGATGTCAAGCCAATCACCGAACATAATCCCGCTGCAGTCGAGGTTTTAGACGATGTTTTAATTGATCTTGCACGACAGACGCCTGAGTTCACGTCAGTTACGGAAATGCTCCCTGACGGAACAAATGCTGTTCTGATTGTCGAATTCTACGCTGATGATGTTGAGAGTGGCAAACAGAAGGTCGCTAACCTGCTTGCTGATCGTTGTCCAAGTATTACCCCAGAACGTGAGGCTACCAATGAGGAGAATCGGGTAGTGACTGAAGCAGGCATACTGGCGTTTGATGCACTTGAAGCCTACAGTGCTGAAAGCCGGGCAAAGATTTGGAAGCTTCGGAAATCTGGTCTTCCGATCTTACTCTCACGGACCACTGATGAGAAACACATTGCCTTCCTTGAAGATACGGGGATTCCACCAGAGAACCTCCGTGACTTTGTAGCTGATTTCCAGGAGGTGCTCGAGGATCACGATACCTACGCTAGTTTTTACGCTCATGCTGGACCTGGAGTCTTACATATTCGCCCGTTGGTGAACACAAAGACACAAGCGGGACTTGATGCAATGGAATCGATCACCGACAACGTAACCGATCTTGTGGTAGAGTATGAGGGTTCCATCTCCGGCGAACATGGTGATGGTCGTGCACGCACCCAGTGGAATCAAAAGTTATACGGAGATGAACTGTGGGAGACCTTTCAGAAACTTAAGACTGCCTTTGATCCAGACTGGCTTCTCAACCCTGGCCAAGTAGTATTCCGTGAGGATAACCCAACCAATATGAAAGAAAACCATCGGTTTGGTCCCGACTACACCTTTGATGCGGAATTTGAACCTGTTCTTGAGTGGCCCAATGAGAATGGATTTCAAGGAATGGTCGAACTTTGTCACGGGTGCGGCGGGTGCCGAGGTGAGCAGTCGACGACTGGTGGTGTGATGTGTCCAACGTTCCGTGCTGAAGATGAGGAAATCCTCTCAACACGGGGACGTGCAAATGCATTACGACAAGCAATGAGCGGCGACCTTGATCCCGAAGAGCAATTTAGTGATGAGTTTGTTGAAGAGGTATTAGATCTTTGTATTGGTTGTAAGGGATGCAAGCACGACTGCCCAAGTGGGGTCGATATGGCAAAGATGAAAGCTGAGCTCACCCATGAACATCACAAGCGACATGGGACCTCTCTTCGAGACCGGTTGTTTGCGAACTTTGCAACAATTGCAAAGCTAGGATCAGCGACTGCACCCGTCTCTAATTGGTTTGCAACTCTGCCTAAAAGTGGGCTATTAGCAGAGAAGCTTTTGGGAATTTCGAAAAAACGAGATATCCCAACTTTCCAGCGCAACACCTTTGCAAAGCGAGTAGCAAATCATCAACCTGCGGTTCCTGTCCATGAGACGGACTACAAGGTTGTTCTGCTACCAGACATCTATACCAATCACGAGTATCCTGAGGCTGGAGAAGCGGCGCTCAAAGTGTTGGAGGCCGCTGGCATACACGTTGAGATTGCCCAACCCCAAGATGTAGGCCGTCCGGCGTATTCGAAGGGGATGGTCAACAAGGCTGCCGAGAATGCAAACGATACAATCCAAGCATTGCTTCCATACGTTGAAGACAACTACGACGTGGTGCTGATCGAACCCTCTGACGCTGTCATGGTGCAGTCGGACTACCTTGACCTTTTCAACCACGATGAGGTCAAGATGGTTGCGGAAAACGCCTACGGTATCTGTGAGTATCTAGATCGGTTCGATCTCGACCGTGAACTCGAGTTCGTCACGCCCGACGATCATCTTACATACCATGGTCATTGCCACCAGAAAGCCCACGCAAAAGATCATCACGCGGTCGGAATTCTCCGTCGAGTTGGCTACGCCGTTGATCCGCTGGATTCAACCTGTTGTGGAATGGCTGGCTCGTTCGGTTACGAGGCCGAACACTATTCCATGAGCAAGGCGATCGGCGACGTGTTATACGATCAGGTTGACGAAAGCGATGGCAATCGCGTCGTCGCACCCGGAGCCTCTTGCCGTACGCAACTTGCTGACTGCCCCGACACAACCGAGGAACCACCGACGCCGATCGAAGTTGTCGCCGAGGTACTCAAGGACAATAGTAGCGTCAGATAG
- a CDS encoding SDR family oxidoreductase: MDLQISDNTALVTASSSGLGKASATALAREGANVVINGRNEDRLAETKTEIEQVATGEVVAEPGDLTDKDDIQRLIKTTVDEFGSLDHLVTSAGGPPSGPFLETDDQDWYHAYDLLVMSVVRLAREAEPYLKEGGETGTIVNIASRSVKEALDSLVLSNSVRMSVIGLEKTLSKEFAPGIRANAVLPGPHETSRIQDLVEQAVDRGEYDSYEDGLDDWAGNPLEQVGDPMELGNTVAYLSSPVSGFINGQSIVIDGGSTGANL, from the coding sequence ATGGATCTACAGATAAGTGATAACACGGCACTAGTAACAGCATCGTCGAGCGGTCTCGGGAAAGCCTCGGCAACGGCGCTGGCCCGCGAGGGTGCAAATGTCGTAATTAACGGTCGTAATGAGGATCGATTGGCTGAAACGAAAACAGAAATCGAACAGGTAGCGACGGGCGAAGTCGTTGCTGAACCGGGTGATCTAACGGACAAGGACGACATTCAGCGACTGATCAAAACTACTGTTGATGAGTTTGGCAGCCTTGATCACCTTGTTACCAGTGCCGGAGGTCCGCCATCTGGTCCCTTTTTGGAGACAGACGACCAAGACTGGTATCATGCTTATGACCTCCTTGTGATGAGTGTGGTTCGACTTGCACGTGAGGCGGAGCCTTATCTCAAGGAAGGCGGGGAGACGGGTACAATCGTTAATATTGCATCTAGAAGTGTCAAAGAGGCACTCGACTCGTTGGTACTCTCAAACTCGGTTCGGATGAGCGTCATCGGGCTCGAGAAAACTCTTTCAAAGGAATTTGCACCTGGTATTCGTGCAAACGCGGTCCTGCCTGGTCCACACGAAACCTCGCGTATTCAGGATCTCGTTGAACAAGCTGTTGATAGAGGAGAATACGATTCCTATGAAGACGGTTTAGATGATTGGGCTGGTAATCCACTTGAGCAAGTCGGAGATCCGATGGAATTGGGTAATACTGTTGCCTACCTTTCCTCACCAGTCTCTGGATTCATTAATGGACAAAGCATTGTTATTGATGGCGGTTCCACGGGGGCAAATCTATGA
- a CDS encoding archaea-specific SMC-related protein has protein sequence MATQKSVAQGMNLRARNIGGIDETTVELDDGITVLAGRNATNRTSLLQAFMAGLGGESASLKADADEGEVELKLDNETYTRTLRRAGNSIVTEGDPYLEDPELAELFAFLLESNPARRAVTTGADLREIILRPVDTDEIEAEISRLTAEKDQLADELDRLESLKGDLPELERQRTNIKDQIEDKRDELEEVKTAIEEAEAEASEQDGDDASAELEEKLTELREQRSELEDVRFDLETERESLAALRNEREELEEERDELPETDSLNREAVDDEIDSLQQRSQSIDSVVSQLQSIVQFNEEMLEGSHPEIRALLAGEEADSSADGAVTDQLLADEETVQCWTCGSEVQRTEIEETIDRLRSLQEEKLSERDDLDDRIESLRTERREIDQTKRQHERLEDRLADITGEIERRESRLEELTGDREDLEAEIDTLEDEAAELEAEAEPDAEDDDDEESLLDLNRRANELEFSLGRLERDLETTTEEIEDIEAALKEQADLESRREEIRDELEELRTRIDRIEREAVESFNEHMDAVLEVLEYENIERIWIERLGQTVREGRRKVERTTFDLHIVRSTADGSTYEDTIDHLSESEREVTGLIFALAGYLVHEVYEEVPFMLLDSLEAVDSDRIADLVEYFREYTDFLVVALLPEDAGAIDDNHGQIMNI, from the coding sequence ATGGCTACCCAAAAATCTGTGGCCCAAGGTATGAACTTACGGGCCCGTAATATCGGCGGGATCGATGAAACGACAGTCGAACTCGACGACGGGATCACCGTTCTCGCTGGTCGGAATGCGACGAACCGAACGTCTCTTCTACAGGCGTTTATGGCCGGTCTTGGCGGCGAATCTGCCTCGCTCAAGGCAGATGCCGATGAGGGCGAAGTCGAACTCAAACTCGACAATGAGACCTACACACGCACGCTTCGGCGTGCCGGCAACTCCATTGTCACCGAGGGCGACCCCTATCTCGAGGATCCGGAACTCGCTGAACTGTTCGCGTTTTTGCTCGAGTCGAATCCCGCCCGCCGGGCGGTGACGACCGGTGCTGATCTCCGTGAAATCATCCTTCGGCCGGTTGACACCGACGAAATCGAGGCCGAGATTTCTCGGCTCACAGCAGAGAAGGATCAACTGGCAGACGAACTTGACCGGCTCGAGTCGCTCAAAGGCGACCTCCCCGAACTCGAGCGCCAGCGCACCAACATCAAAGATCAGATCGAGGACAAACGCGACGAACTCGAGGAGGTCAAAACGGCAATCGAGGAAGCCGAAGCAGAAGCCAGCGAGCAAGATGGCGACGATGCCTCTGCTGAACTCGAGGAAAAGCTCACCGAACTACGCGAACAGCGCTCTGAACTCGAGGACGTTCGCTTCGACCTCGAGACCGAACGCGAGAGTCTGGCTGCGCTTCGAAACGAACGCGAGGAACTCGAAGAAGAACGCGATGAGCTGCCGGAGACGGACTCACTGAACCGAGAAGCCGTTGACGACGAAATCGATAGCCTCCAGCAGCGCTCGCAGTCGATCGACAGCGTCGTCAGCCAACTCCAAAGCATCGTCCAGTTCAACGAAGAGATGCTCGAGGGCTCCCATCCCGAGATCAGAGCCCTGCTCGCCGGCGAAGAAGCCGACTCGAGCGCCGACGGAGCGGTCACGGATCAGTTGCTCGCCGATGAGGAGACCGTCCAGTGTTGGACCTGTGGCAGCGAGGTCCAGCGAACCGAAATCGAGGAGACGATCGATCGACTGCGCTCGCTCCAAGAGGAGAAACTGAGCGAACGTGATGACCTCGACGACCGCATCGAATCACTGCGGACCGAACGCCGCGAGATCGATCAGACCAAACGCCAGCACGAACGCCTCGAGGACCGACTGGCCGATATCACAGGCGAAATCGAGCGCCGCGAGTCCCGTCTCGAGGAGTTGACGGGCGACCGTGAGGACCTCGAAGCGGAGATCGATACCCTCGAGGACGAAGCCGCGGAACTCGAAGCCGAGGCTGAACCGGACGCAGAGGACGACGATGACGAAGAGAGCCTGCTCGATCTCAATCGCCGCGCCAACGAACTCGAGTTTTCGCTTGGACGCTTAGAGCGCGACCTCGAGACGACGACCGAGGAAATCGAAGATATCGAGGCTGCACTCAAAGAACAGGCTGACCTCGAATCCCGTCGCGAAGAGATTCGTGACGAACTCGAGGAACTGCGCACCCGGATCGACCGGATCGAGCGCGAGGCCGTCGAGTCGTTCAACGAGCACATGGACGCCGTTCTCGAGGTCCTCGAGTACGAAAACATCGAGCGGATCTGGATCGAGCGCCTCGGACAGACGGTCCGTGAGGGGCGACGAAAGGTTGAACGAACGACGTTCGATCTGCACATCGTCCGCAGCACGGCTGATGGTAGCACGTACGAGGATACGATCGACCACTTGAGTGAGAGTGAACGCGAAGTGACCGGCCTGATCTTCGCGCTTGCGGGCTATCTCGTCCACGAAGTGTACGAGGAAGTGCCGTTCATGCTGCTTGACTCGCTCGAGGCAGTCGACTCGGATCGGATCGCAGATCTGGTCGAGTACTTCCGAGAGTACACTGACTTCCTCGTCGTTGCCTTGCTCCCCGAGGATGCAGGCGCAATCGACGATAACCATGGCCAGATCATGAATATCTGA
- a CDS encoding biotin transporter BioY, whose amino-acid sequence MADQDAASRRIMDELGEENRVPIVNVDEGDVYVLLGFPIGGLLIGGFSGVDALVFPLVLVGLALGVAAVYASPSHLSAATWLTDVYRHYCKRPRVTYSVSAKDEHTHAHSNTARNEGGLINYTPFAPDERTQDLTNIERAWPGARTVQRTDGTMEAFLQVDPGNMDFAMSGDWAHIQDVASEFANKELDYNLKFYTTTRTFPVEELITQIDERLEDDDVSDNPVFEELLAEYREQRPRDLDEAQQIRYYIGVQVNPLEVYSRYRDEQSPAEKLTSLPVIGFLFNPFVTRREDLADIEVRSRMFDKLDRRCRAVQTELVQKAPGWSARRLSTVELFVLAMDFWNGEEHTYDDAADAVREQSAVRRQRRESDE is encoded by the coding sequence ATGGCTGATCAAGACGCTGCTTCCCGACGAATTATGGATGAACTGGGCGAAGAGAACCGTGTCCCGATCGTCAACGTTGACGAGGGGGATGTTTACGTACTCCTTGGGTTCCCGATCGGCGGCTTACTCATCGGTGGCTTCAGCGGTGTGGATGCGCTTGTCTTTCCGCTGGTGCTCGTTGGCCTCGCGCTCGGCGTCGCCGCCGTCTATGCAAGCCCGTCGCACCTCTCGGCTGCAACGTGGCTCACCGATGTCTATCGTCACTACTGCAAACGTCCTCGAGTGACCTACAGCGTTTCAGCGAAAGATGAACACACCCACGCCCACTCGAATACCGCCCGGAACGAAGGCGGGTTGATCAACTACACGCCCTTTGCACCGGATGAGCGAACGCAAGATCTGACTAATATCGAGCGAGCGTGGCCTGGTGCTAGAACCGTCCAGCGAACGGATGGCACGATGGAGGCATTTCTCCAGGTCGATCCGGGGAACATGGATTTCGCAATGAGCGGAGACTGGGCGCACATCCAAGACGTCGCCAGCGAGTTTGCGAACAAGGAACTCGATTACAACCTGAAGTTCTACACGACGACGCGAACCTTTCCAGTAGAGGAACTCATCACACAGATCGACGAGCGACTCGAGGACGACGATGTCTCTGATAACCCGGTCTTCGAGGAGTTACTCGCGGAGTATCGCGAACAGCGCCCTCGAGACCTCGACGAAGCCCAACAAATTCGCTACTATATTGGCGTCCAGGTCAATCCGCTCGAGGTCTACAGCCGCTACCGTGATGAACAATCGCCTGCTGAGAAACTCACGTCGCTTCCGGTGATTGGATTTCTGTTCAATCCGTTTGTCACCCGCCGTGAGGACTTAGCGGATATCGAAGTCCGATCACGGATGTTCGATAAACTTGATCGACGCTGTCGAGCCGTTCAGACTGAGTTGGTCCAGAAAGCGCCAGGGTGGTCGGCACGCCGATTGAGCACAGTCGAACTGTTCGTGCTTGCAATGGACTTCTGGAACGGCGAAGAGCACACCTACGACGACGCTGCTGATGCGGTTCGCGAACAGTCGGCTGTTCGTCGCCAGCGGAGGGAAAGCGATGAGTAG
- a CDS encoding threonine synthase, with protein sequence MNNQIHCYSCGNHYELAERTHCTCGETLWLDIDSSGFEWPSGGIDNIWRYADVLPTIDHIGVNPGGTPLVRSKQVDEFAGCCLSLKVEGCNPTGSFKDRGSAIGVGYAASAGYDWVGTVSHGNMALSTSAYAAAADLNCAVFVPAETPPERLELISRHDPNIYRVEGDYSRLYTDTLSLETNICFVNSDTPLRVAGQKTTAYEILESFAPSVPDAIVLPTSSGGHVSGVWKALCELEDADVIDEVPQIYVAQAASCDPIVSAYRKTQETVTAIDPDETIAVSIANSNPPSGTRALTAVRDTNGGAVAVTDDETRTAMDKLATVTGISVEPSSAVAVAGIRKLSREGIFASDDEVAAILTGTGYTERFDSGRDVESDLIDVSTLESKLEQITK encoded by the coding sequence GTGAACAATCAAATCCACTGCTACAGCTGTGGTAATCACTACGAGCTTGCAGAACGTACGCATTGTACGTGTGGTGAGACCCTTTGGCTTGACATTGACAGTAGCGGATTCGAGTGGCCTTCTGGTGGCATCGATAACATTTGGAGATACGCAGATGTTCTCCCAACTATTGATCACATTGGAGTAAACCCTGGTGGAACACCACTTGTCCGTTCAAAACAGGTTGATGAATTTGCTGGGTGTTGCCTTTCTCTCAAGGTAGAGGGCTGCAACCCCACTGGCAGCTTTAAAGACCGGGGTAGTGCAATCGGTGTGGGTTACGCAGCGAGTGCCGGCTACGATTGGGTTGGTACTGTTTCACATGGGAACATGGCATTGAGTACAAGCGCCTATGCCGCTGCAGCGGATCTCAACTGTGCCGTCTTTGTGCCTGCGGAAACACCACCCGAACGCCTCGAGTTAATTTCGCGCCACGATCCGAATATCTATCGTGTGGAAGGAGACTATAGTCGGTTGTATACCGACACCCTTTCACTCGAGACAAACATTTGCTTTGTTAATTCTGACACACCATTGCGCGTTGCTGGGCAGAAGACAACCGCTTACGAAATTCTCGAGTCGTTCGCTCCCTCCGTTCCTGATGCAATTGTTCTCCCGACAAGCAGCGGTGGACATGTTAGCGGCGTCTGGAAGGCATTGTGTGAACTCGAGGATGCAGATGTTATCGATGAGGTCCCCCAAATATACGTCGCGCAGGCGGCTTCTTGTGACCCAATTGTATCTGCATATCGCAAGACGCAGGAAACAGTTACTGCTATTGATCCTGATGAGACAATTGCGGTCTCGATCGCCAACAGCAACCCCCCGAGTGGGACACGAGCACTCACAGCGGTTCGGGATACCAATGGGGGAGCCGTTGCAGTAACTGACGACGAAACCCGAACAGCAATGGACAAACTGGCAACGGTGACCGGAATCTCCGTTGAGCCTTCAAGCGCTGTCGCCGTAGCCGGTATCCGGAAATTGAGTCGTGAGGGTATTTTTGCATCCGATGACGAGGTTGCAGCGATTCTCACTGGAACAGGATACACAGAACGGTTCGATTCCGGTAGGGACGTTGAATCTGATTTAATTGATGTTAGCACTCTCGAATCAAAACTTGAGCAGATTACGAAGTAA